In Zunongwangia sp. HGR-M22, the sequence CCAACTCCCATTTGTTTGTAATCAATATTCAGAAAAATCTCATCTTTTGGCTTAATATCATTAGTATGTCGTTGTGCTTTTTCCATACCCGGGTCAAAATCTGAAGTAGGATTTCTAAGCGCGCTAAACGAAACTAGTGGCATACCGCTGAATTTGATTCCGTTTCCTTTATTATCAGTCAATTTAATCCAACGATTATCGGTTCGATAACCATTTTCTTGCGGACGTATATAGGGTACATACAAATCTTCTACGGTCGATTGATATATACCAACAAAAGCAGATGTTTTACGATCCCAATAATTTTCGAAAGGCCCACGACCGTACCATTCTACTTTGTCATAATCTAACGGAATAACCATCGCATTTCCAAATCTTGGCAGTGACGTTATTTTTTCTGGATCACCATTAAATTCAAAATTATTGCCAATTTCAATAACGCCATTTTCGTAAATTTTGTAAGTAATTTTTAAAATCGAAGAAACCGAATCTAATTCAAAATTGGTATTCACTTCAACATAGCGGTCTTGTTTTTCCGAAGAAAAATTAACGAATTTTGGATTATTTGTAGCTTCTTTCCATGCTTTTGCTCGCTTCTGAAAACTATTTCCAAAGTCATTATCGGTAGGTGCTCTCCAAAAATCGGGTTTTGGCCCTTTTTTGATCAGTTTTTTCCCTTTAAAAGTATATGTTGAAAGTTGACCGCTCTCTTTGTTGAAAATAATTTCAAAATCTTTATTCGAAATTGTAAGATTTTCACCCTTATTTTTTGTCTTTAATTTACCTGAAGCTTTAATTGGTAATTGAACCTCATCACCTTCCTGAAGCTGAATTTGCTTTTTGGCAATAATATGCCCTTTACGAAGCATTTTACCAATTTTGGTGTTTCTTACATAAAAATTTATAAAATACTCGGCATTTTCATCAAATTCAAAATCCGAATGCCAAGTTGTTACTTTTTGCGGTTCTAGTTCAATTTCATCAAGCGTTTCCTTCTTGATAACTTTACCCTCTTTTAGCAGCTCATAAGAAATTTCGTATTCATTTAAATCGGTAAAAAAGAAGCGATTTTCAATTTCAAAACTATAATTTTGGTTCTCTTCATTTTTTAATCGAAAATCTACATTCTGATATACATCTTTTACTTCGTAAAGTGCAGGATGTGGTGTACGATCTGGATTTACTAATCCGTTAATCACAAAATTAGCATCATGCCGATATCGATCGGGTCCAAAATCACCACCATAAGCCCAATATTCTTCACCATTTTCATCGGTTTTCACAAACCCCTGATCTACCCAATCCCAAATAAATCCGCCTTGAATTTGTGGATTTTCGTAAACAAAATTCCAAAGATCTACCAAATCCCCCGTACTGTTTCCCATGGCATGTGCATATTCACACCAAATAAATGGACGCTCCGGATACTTGCCTAAATAATTATCTTTTATATAATCTACGCTGGCATACATCCACGGAATAATATCGGTGTGTGGTTCCTGAAAACTATCTCCACGTTCTGCTCTTTCGTATTGCACCGGGCGACTTGGATCGTTTTTCTTTAACCAGTGATAGTTTTTTATAAATGCCGGACCGTCACCAGCCTCGTTCCCCATCGACCAGATAATAATCGAAGGATGATTTTTATTGGTTTGCATCATTCTGACAATACGGTCGTGATGCATTTTCTCAAATACAGGTTTATTGGCAGGCGTTTTATCTTCGTCGTAGCCAAAACCATGACTTTCAAGATTGGCCTCGTCGATCATATAAATTCCGTATTTATCACACAACTCATACCAGTAAGGATCTACCGGATAATGTGAATTTCGAACCGCATTTATATTGTATTCTTTAAAAAGTTTGATATCCCGCAGCATCGATTCGCGCGAAATCACATGTCCAGAATTTTGGTCGTGCTCATGGCGATTCACTCCTTTAAGGAGGATTGGTTTTCCGTTGACCAAAAGTTGACCACCTTTAATTTCTGAAGTTCTAAAACCAATTTTTGCTGAAGTAGCCATCAGTGTATTCTCTCCATCCTTCAAACTTAAACTTAAAGAATAGAGATTTGGTGTCTCGGCCGACCAGTATTTAATATCTAGATCTGAAATTTGAAAGTTTAGCGTATCATTTTTAGCTTCAGCAATTGGTTTTGTTATTTCTGAAATGATTTTCTCTCCATCCCAAATTTTAAGATCTAACTGAAGCTTTTTCTTTTCCGAAGTAATTACAGCATATCCATCAAGAATTCCTTTATCGTAATTTTTATCCAATCCCGGAGTCACAAAAAAGTCTTTGATTCTGGATTTAGGCGTTTTATAGATATACACATCACGCTCGATTCCGCTTAATCGCCAAAAATCCTGATCTTCTAAATAACTTGTAGAAGACCAACGATAAACCTCTACCGCAATACTATTTTCTCCCGCTTTTAAATATTTAGTGATCTTAAATTCTGATGGTGTTTTGGTTCCTTCTTTGTAACCAACCTTCTCGCCATTTATCCAAACGTAAAAAGCACTGTTTACGGCTCCTAAATGTAAAAAATAGTCTTCATTTTTATCGAATTTCGACTTAGGTAAATCGAAAGTTCGTTTATACGATCCTACCGGATTGTAAGTAGTATCTACAAAAGGCGGATTAATTTCAAAAGTAAAACCAGCTGAAACATACAGCGGAAAATCATAGCCCTGCATTTGCCAATCGCCGGGAACTTGAATATCGTCCCAGTCTTTTACATCAAAATTGGTTTTATAAAAATCTACCGGTCTTTCTTCAGGAACTTCAGCAAAATGGAATTTCCAGCTTCCGTTTAAACTTTTATAGTTTCCAGATTTTTTATAGTCCCCGGTTAGAGCGTCAGCTTCAGAATCGTAAATATGAAAAGTAGCACGAGGATCTTCCGTATTTACAGATAGCACATCTAAGCACTGCCATTCGGGATTTTCCTGAGCATGTAATGAGAAAGAAGAAGCTATGAGCAACACATGAATAGAAAAAAATAATTTGATTAATTTGAATGTGCTCATAGCTTTTTGGATTTTATTAATTATGAATTTTTAAGTTCTTCTATTTCTTCTATGGTTTTTGCTAAAGGATCGCCTAGAAGTTCCTTGCCGTTTGCGGTGATCAAAAAGTCTTCTTCTACTCGCATGCCACCAAAAGTTTTAAATTTTTCGACTTCGTCGTAATTCACAAAATCGGTATAATTACCCTGCGCTTTCCACGAATCGATTAAAAACGGATTAAAATAAATTCCGGGTTCAACCGTAAGTACATTTCCTTCTTCCAGTTCTTTTCCTAATCGAAGCGATTTTAAACCAAATTCGGTGCTCTTTTTAAGATCATCGTTATAACCAACTAATTGCTCGCCAAAGTTTTCCATATCGTGCACATCCATTCCCATAAAGTGACCTAAACCACATTGAAAAAACAAGGTGTGTGCACCTGCATTTACCGCTTCCTGCGTATCACCTTTCATCAAGCCTAGACCTTTTAGGCCTTCTACAATTCGGCTACAAGCCAATAAATGGGCTTCTTTAAAGCGATAACCCGGTTTTAGTGCCGCAGAAGAGGATTCGTGCGCATCTAGAACAATCGAATAGATTTCTCGCTGAATATCTGTAAAACGCTCGGCTACCGGAAACGTACGTGTCATATCCCCAGCATAATTCATAGCGGTTTCTGCACCACAATCGCATAAAACAATATCTCCGTTCTCAACTACAGCTTCTGTAGCATGATTATGCAGATATTGGCCATTTTTGGTTAGAATTATCGGGAAAGAAATATTTCCACCACCGGCAATGGCGATCGCCTGTAATTCTCCTGCGATTTGTTTTTCGGTAACACCGTGCTTTGTCCATTTTATAGCATGGCGATGCATAGCAGCCGTGATATTCACTGCTTTATTGATTTCTGCAATTTCTTCAGCAGATTTTACAGCACGCTGCGCGATCACGGCTTTGGTGAATGCTTCCGATTTATTCGCATCAATTTCGTTAACGGGAATGCCGGTAAGATTGCTAATTTCAATCGTTACTTTATTTCTGTACGGTGGCAAATAATGCAGATTTTGGCCTTTTTGCTGCGCGTTTTTAATATAAGCCTCCAGCTTTGCCATTGGCTGCACTTCAGCAAGTCCGCATTTTTCTGCATACGTTGATAGTGGTTCTACCGCACCAACCCAAACAAAATCTTCAGGAGTTAGATCGTCTCCAAAAAGGATCTCTTTATCGTTATCTAAATCGATAAGTACATAAAGATCTGGAAGATTAATTCCGAAGTAATATAAAAAACTACTATCCTGTCTAAACGGATACCAGTTGTCCTTGTAATTCATTCCGGTTTCCTTATTTCCTGGGAAAATAAGGATTCCCGATTTCATTTTTTTCTTTAATCGCTCTCTTCGCGCTACATAAGTTTCTTTTGAAAACATCTATTCTTTCATTTTTTAGTGAACAACCGTTAGGTATTTTGGAAATTATTTTTTGAGGCAAACCTCTAAATATTTAATCTCGATTATCGAGTAATTCTACATCTACATAATACATATGCTCTATCCTCCAGGGTGTAAATAAATACTGATTTTCATGTTGAAAATCGACACTTTGCCATTCTGCTGAAGGGATAATCTTTATTTTTTCTTCGTTACCTTTTAAAACCAATGGTAAATTGAAACCATCAACAACATTGCTATATTTATAAAACATCTTGCTGTTTGGCGCATCGATATATAATTGAAGTTTCGGAATTTTAGTGGTGGTTAAATATTGCTCAAAAACATTCGAATAGTCGTATCCAGCTTTATCTGAAATATATTCCTGAATCTCTGAACCGTCTACTGTTTTATTATGAAAAGTCATATTTAAACCGGTTAGAATATTCTTGAATAATTTATCATCGTCCATACTGTGACGAATGCTATGCAGCATATTTCCACCTTTTGGATACATATCGCCACTACCCTGTGCGTTTACGGCGTAGGCTGGAATAACTGGTTTATCATTTTGAATTCCACTTCTGGTACCATAATTATAATCGTTTGCAGCTTCTTCACCGTAAACATAATCCAGGAATAAAGTTTCGCTGTAATTGGTAAAACTTTCGTGCACGTACATATCGGCCAGATCGTTTGTGGTGATGTTATTTCCAAACCATTCGTGACCACTCTCGTGAATAATGATGAAATCCCAGGTTAAACCTAAACCAGTTCCAGATCCATCTCTACCTCGATATCCACCGGCATAATAATTTCCGTAGGAAACATTCGACTGATGTTCCATTCCAGTATGCTCGGTTTCCACCAATTTATAGCCATCTTCATAAAAAGGATAAGGGCCAAACCAATATTCAAACGCATCCAAAAGGTTATGAACTTCTGGCGGCATGTAATCTTTAGCTTTTTCCAAATTATAATCCATTACCCAGTAATTAAGATCTAAATCGCCTTTTATGCCGGTATAAACTTCAGAAAAGTTTTTGTAGTGCCCGATATAAGGAATGATAGTATAGTTACTAATCGGATTTTCTACGCCCCATTTGTAAGAAATCGTTCCGTCATTATGTTCGGTCTTATCTAACATTCGGCCGTTTGCCACCGCCATTAATTCTTTTGGAACTCGCATCGTTAAAGAAGCTCCACGATCTGGCTCGTCACTTTGGTGATCTTTGTTAGGATACCAGATTGAAGCACCAAGTCCCTGGCAGGTCACCGTCATCCACGGTCTTCCTTTTTCGTCTTTAGTAAATGTCCAACCGCCATCCCATGGGGCACGAATCGCTTCGTGAGGTTTTCCGCTAAAATATATTTTTATTTCGTGCTCAGATTCGATATTTTGAGGCTGAGTTTTTACAAAGTACACATCGCCTTCTCTACTGAAACTTAAAGATTGTCTTTTGTCGTAAATAATACTATCGATCACCAATGGTTTCTGAAGATCGATTTGCATTAAATTTGGATGTTCTTTTTGAATTACTTTATAAGTGATATTGTTGAATCCTGATGTATATTTTTTATCGAAATTTGGTGTTACTGAAATATCGTAACGCATCACATCCCACCAGGCTCTTTCTGGTGTAATACTTCCTCTAAGCGTATCGGAGTGGGTAAATTGAGTTTCTTGAGCCTGAAGCGAAAATAATGGCAGTAACAATAAAATTAGTAGGGAATTATATTTAAGCATAAATTTAGAAGATAGTTTCCCGTAAAGTTGTAAAATATTTGTGCAATAAGCAACGAATATCACTTTTATAGGTAATATAATATCAGATACAGTTAAAATATTAGTAAGTAATAGTGATCACAATGTTGAAAATTCAAAAGTTTTTTAATAAAACTGAAAAGTAATTTGCAATCGTTAAGCTATGGCGAATAGGATCTTTTTACATTTCAGTTACAAACATTTAAAATTCGTGAATTAAAAATATCAAAAACTCTTTTCAATTTTGAGTTTTCACGATCTTGCTATCAGAGAATTTTGGACATATAATTTATAAGATTTAAGAAATTAATATTCTTAATATTTTCACTCACTTAATAAATAAGTAAATAAACTTTGAAACTGCAGGAAAATCAAAGTATTTCCAGAAAACTGCAATTTAGTAAGTTGCAACGGTTGTATTTTTTACTTCTGAAACCTTTTGGCTATAAATCTAAATATTCAATCTCGAAGTTCAATATAGATTTAAACAGCAATAATGTATTAATAAGAAGCATTAAAAAGTCTTAACATTAGTCTTTATAACCATTCTAAACAACAGCTTTTAATTAACTTTTTTAAACTTAAGTTAAAGTTTTTATGATATAAGCTAGAAGTCTAATTAACTTATATAAGGTTATTTATAGGTAGTTTTACTCCAATCTATAAACTAAACCTATTCGAAAAAATGATTACTTTTAAACGACTAATTTTAAATTTTTTGTTGCTAAGTGCAACAGTAACATTCGTCATCTCATGTGATGTAGAAGATGGAATCGACGGAATCGATGGCGCTGATGGAGTTAACGGTCAAGATGGAGTTGATGGTGAAGATGGCGAAGACTTCACACCCGAGCCCGGGATGTTTTCAGACAAATCTAACCTAAAGGCACTTGTGGCCATGAAACCACAATTTAATTATGTAAATGCTTATTCTATACTTAGTTCATCAGATACATTAAGCAACGATTTTAAGTTGGTTGGAGCGCAAGATGGTGCGGGATTTTTAAAGGATCCTAATAGCGACGGTTATATCTATGTAGTAAACGCAGAGGACACCTATGCGGTTTCAAGAATTATGTTAGATAAAAACTTAAAGCCTCTTACTGGTGAATGGTTATTAAACTCTAGCGTTGCAGATTACGCGAGACAATGTAGTGGTACGATGTGGGAAGCAGACATACACGGTGGTTCTCAAGATTTATTTTTATCTGCTTCAGAAAGTATTCATTACGATGTAAAAGGAATTGATCCTTATATGACACCAGATCCAGATGCCGATTTTGGATTAGATGCTTTAGGTGAATTTTCTTGGGAAAATGCAGTACCACTTCCTCAAGTGGCATATCCCGGTAAAACTGTAATTATCGGTGGCGATGATGACTCTAGCGGTTCAGAAGGACAAGTTTCTTTATACTTATCTGAAAATGGAGATGCAGATCTAGAGAATGGTAAAGTTTATGTACTTCGGTTCAAGGAGATTTCTGATGGGAACGGCGGAAAAACTGCTGTAACACCTGGAGAAATATATAATGAGAGTAATCTTGACCTCAAACAAACTTATGATGTGGAGTTTGTGGAAGTTCCAAATGGAAAAGATTTAACTAAAGACGAAATGGAAGACGCTTGTGTAGCAGTACAAGCTTCAGCTTTTATGCGTGTTGAAGATGTAGATTACCAAAAAGGTTCTGCTGCAAACAACCGTAATCTTTACTTCGCTGTAACGGGTCGTGGCCCGGGTAGAGGAACTTACAATGACTGGGGTACAGTTTATAAATTAGAATTGGATGAAAACAATCCCCGTGAAGGAAAATTAACACAAATAATAAGTGGTAACACAAATACCAATAATGCGGATGGTAATCTTTCTGAATTACAGAGTCCAGATAATGTTTGTGTAACCGAAAATTTTGTATACTTTCAAGAAGATCCAAATTCTTTTGATAGAGGACATTCAGCATACATCTACCAATCAGATTTAAATGGTAACAATATTCAGCAAGTACTTGAATTTGTGGTAAGACAAGATCTTGCACCAGATGGAAGTACAGGGTTTAGTGGAGAGTATGGGGCTTTAATCGACATCTCAGATAAAGTAGGTAAGCCAGGTACATTTATGCTGAACCTTCAACCACATTACTGGCAAGATGATAGTTTTAAAGGAAGAGATGGTCATACTTTTACAGATGGTACTTTTGAAGATAACCAGGGAGGACAAATAGTTTTATTACAAGGTTTACCAAGATAAGTTTCTTTATCAAGTTTCGAAAAAACCTCCGTTTTTAACGGGGGTTTTTCTATCATTATAAATTGAATACAATGAAAATATCCTCAAAATTTTTGTGGGCCTCAGCACTGATTATGTTACTTCTGCTATACGCTTGTAAAAAGGAATATCAAGACACACATACCTCTACCTTGAAAGCTCGTGTAGATTGGACAGCAGCACAAGATTATTATTTAAAAAATATCAAAAATACGTTAGCGTATTTAGACAGTTTAAATAAAACCTCGGTAAAATCTCCCAAAGCTAAAAACTATTTCATTCAAGCCCGCCAAGCTTTTAAAGAAGCAGAGCCTTATGCATCTTACCTTAATCCTGAAGTTGGTCATCAAGCCAATGGCCCCGCACTACCCAGATTAACCGATGATACTCAACGTGTTTTATTACCAATTGGATTTCAGAAAATTGAAGAATCAATTTATGAAGGAGATGTTTCTGAAAATGATTTTAAACGAGAAGTTGAATTAACACGTGGTTTAATTCATGTACTTCAAGATGCTATTGAAAAAAGAGAACTCAATGCTCAACGCTTTTTTATAGCTACACACCAACAATTAATGCGTATAGTAAGTTTTGGAATAACCGGTTTCGATACACCCGTAAGTGGTTTAGGACTTGAAGAAACAAAAGCTTCATTAAAAAATCTATTAACACTATATAAATTAAGCATTCAAAAAATTATTCTTCCAAAAAATAAGGAGCTCGATAAAAGATTTCAACAACAGATTGATAAAGCAATAAATTTTATAGGAAAAAAACCTGATTTTGAAACCTTTGATCGTTATACTTTTTTGAGAAATTATTTTAACCCTATGATGCGCAGTTGGGTTGAAATCAGAAAAACTTCTGATCTTTGGGAACCGGTTCAAAACAAGCCTTTTAATTTCGATGCGCCTACTTTTTTTGAGGACGACTCTTTTAACGTTGATTATTTTCGTCAAACAGTAAACAGTAATCCTTCTAAAGATCAGATTAAATTGGGAAAACGATTGTTTTTTGACAAGAATTTATCAAATTCAGCCAGTATGTCTTGTGCTACCTGCCACAGTCCCGATAAAGCTTATGCCGATGGGATTGTTGCAAACTTCAATAATACCGGTAACATATTACAACGCAATTCTCCAACACTAATTAATTCAATTTTCCAAAAAGGTTTTTTCTGGGATGGAAGAGCAGGCAGTTTATTAGCGCAAATATCTGGAGTTTTTACCAACAAAGAAGAGTTTAATAGTTCGGTACATGAGTTTTCAGGTGAAATTTCTAAAGACTCCAGCTATGTTGAAGCATTTGAAAAAGCTTTCGGTCATAAAGTAAAGTGGACAAACGCACATACTATTAAAGCATTATCGGCCTATATTTCTACTTTAAATGGTTTTAGTTCTAAGTTTGATAAAAATGTTAGAGGAGAATTAAATAACTTCACCCAAGAAGAGCAATTAGGTATGAATTTGTTTATGGGCAAAGCCCTTTGTGCAACTTGTCATTTTATGCCATTAACCAACGGAACCGTTCCCCCATTTTTTTCTGAAACAGAAAAAGAAGTTATAGGTGTTCCGGAAACTGCAGAAAATAAAAAATTAGATGATGATAACGGTTTTTATTTTATGTATAAAGAACCTATACAAAAAGGAGTGTTTAAAACACCTACAGTACGAAATATAGCCCTCACTTCACCTTACATGCATAATGGGGTTTACAATAGTCTAGAAGAAGTAGTTGATTTCTACAACAAAGGTGGTGGAGCCGGCCTCGGTTTCGACCTCCCACACCAAACCTTACCTTTTGATAATTTAAATCTTACAGTAGAAGAGCAACAAGCATTAGTCGCTTTTATGAAAACGCTTAGCGATATACCTGAAGAAAAATATTGAAAATCCCTCGATGAAATCATACAAGATTTCTGAAATCCGAAGATATAATATTCTTTTCATAAGTATAAGCACAGAGTTTCTTGTAAAATATTTGGTCAATAAGAAGCGAATATCACTTTTTAAATGATATACCATTTACTACAGTTTAAATTAATTTATTAACGATGCGTTATTAAATAGCATAATCAGAAAGTAAACAATCATCATTTTCCAAATTAAAGATTGAAAATAAATATCCGTACCTATTACA encodes:
- a CDS encoding glycoside hydrolase family 2 TIM barrel-domain containing protein, which produces MSTFKLIKLFFSIHVLLIASSFSLHAQENPEWQCLDVLSVNTEDPRATFHIYDSEADALTGDYKKSGNYKSLNGSWKFHFAEVPEERPVDFYKTNFDVKDWDDIQVPGDWQMQGYDFPLYVSAGFTFEINPPFVDTTYNPVGSYKRTFDLPKSKFDKNEDYFLHLGAVNSAFYVWINGEKVGYKEGTKTPSEFKITKYLKAGENSIAVEVYRWSSTSYLEDQDFWRLSGIERDVYIYKTPKSRIKDFFVTPGLDKNYDKGILDGYAVITSEKKKLQLDLKIWDGEKIISEITKPIAEAKNDTLNFQISDLDIKYWSAETPNLYSLSLSLKDGENTLMATSAKIGFRTSEIKGGQLLVNGKPILLKGVNRHEHDQNSGHVISRESMLRDIKLFKEYNINAVRNSHYPVDPYWYELCDKYGIYMIDEANLESHGFGYDEDKTPANKPVFEKMHHDRIVRMMQTNKNHPSIIIWSMGNEAGDGPAFIKNYHWLKKNDPSRPVQYERAERGDSFQEPHTDIIPWMYASVDYIKDNYLGKYPERPFIWCEYAHAMGNSTGDLVDLWNFVYENPQIQGGFIWDWVDQGFVKTDENGEEYWAYGGDFGPDRYRHDANFVINGLVNPDRTPHPALYEVKDVYQNVDFRLKNEENQNYSFEIENRFFFTDLNEYEISYELLKEGKVIKKETLDEIELEPQKVTTWHSDFEFDENAEYFINFYVRNTKIGKMLRKGHIIAKKQIQLQEGDEVQLPIKASGKLKTKNKGENLTISNKDFEIIFNKESGQLSTYTFKGKKLIKKGPKPDFWRAPTDNDFGNSFQKRAKAWKEATNNPKFVNFSSEKQDRYVEVNTNFELDSVSSILKITYKIYENGVIEIGNNFEFNGDPEKITSLPRFGNAMVIPLDYDKVEWYGRGPFENYWDRKTSAFVGIYQSTVEDLYVPYIRPQENGYRTDNRWIKLTDNKGNGIKFSGMPLVSFSALRNPTSDFDPGMEKAQRHTNDIKPKDEIFLNIDYKQMGVGGDNSWGAKTWEKYQLKPKNYSYTYFIEPIFRSE
- a CDS encoding aminopeptidase P family protein, which codes for MFSKETYVARRERLKKKMKSGILIFPGNKETGMNYKDNWYPFRQDSSFLYYFGINLPDLYVLIDLDNDKEILFGDDLTPEDFVWVGAVEPLSTYAEKCGLAEVQPMAKLEAYIKNAQQKGQNLHYLPPYRNKVTIEISNLTGIPVNEIDANKSEAFTKAVIAQRAVKSAEEIAEINKAVNITAAMHRHAIKWTKHGVTEKQIAGELQAIAIAGGGNISFPIILTKNGQYLHNHATEAVVENGDIVLCDCGAETAMNYAGDMTRTFPVAERFTDIQREIYSIVLDAHESSSAALKPGYRFKEAHLLACSRIVEGLKGLGLMKGDTQEAVNAGAHTLFFQCGLGHFMGMDVHDMENFGEQLVGYNDDLKKSTEFGLKSLRLGKELEEGNVLTVEPGIYFNPFLIDSWKAQGNYTDFVNYDEVEKFKTFGGMRVEEDFLITANGKELLGDPLAKTIEEIEELKNS
- a CDS encoding M1 family metallopeptidase, producing MLKYNSLLILLLLPLFSLQAQETQFTHSDTLRGSITPERAWWDVMRYDISVTPNFDKKYTSGFNNITYKVIQKEHPNLMQIDLQKPLVIDSIIYDKRQSLSFSREGDVYFVKTQPQNIESEHEIKIYFSGKPHEAIRAPWDGGWTFTKDEKGRPWMTVTCQGLGASIWYPNKDHQSDEPDRGASLTMRVPKELMAVANGRMLDKTEHNDGTISYKWGVENPISNYTIIPYIGHYKNFSEVYTGIKGDLDLNYWVMDYNLEKAKDYMPPEVHNLLDAFEYWFGPYPFYEDGYKLVETEHTGMEHQSNVSYGNYYAGGYRGRDGSGTGLGLTWDFIIIHESGHEWFGNNITTNDLADMYVHESFTNYSETLFLDYVYGEEAANDYNYGTRSGIQNDKPVIPAYAVNAQGSGDMYPKGGNMLHSIRHSMDDDKLFKNILTGLNMTFHNKTVDGSEIQEYISDKAGYDYSNVFEQYLTTTKIPKLQLYIDAPNSKMFYKYSNVVDGFNLPLVLKGNEEKIKIIPSAEWQSVDFQHENQYLFTPWRIEHMYYVDVELLDNRD
- a CDS encoding cytochrome c peroxidase, which encodes MLLLLYACKKEYQDTHTSTLKARVDWTAAQDYYLKNIKNTLAYLDSLNKTSVKSPKAKNYFIQARQAFKEAEPYASYLNPEVGHQANGPALPRLTDDTQRVLLPIGFQKIEESIYEGDVSENDFKREVELTRGLIHVLQDAIEKRELNAQRFFIATHQQLMRIVSFGITGFDTPVSGLGLEETKASLKNLLTLYKLSIQKIILPKNKELDKRFQQQIDKAINFIGKKPDFETFDRYTFLRNYFNPMMRSWVEIRKTSDLWEPVQNKPFNFDAPTFFEDDSFNVDYFRQTVNSNPSKDQIKLGKRLFFDKNLSNSASMSCATCHSPDKAYADGIVANFNNTGNILQRNSPTLINSIFQKGFFWDGRAGSLLAQISGVFTNKEEFNSSVHEFSGEISKDSSYVEAFEKAFGHKVKWTNAHTIKALSAYISTLNGFSSKFDKNVRGELNNFTQEEQLGMNLFMGKALCATCHFMPLTNGTVPPFFSETEKEVIGVPETAENKKLDDDNGFYFMYKEPIQKGVFKTPTVRNIALTSPYMHNGVYNSLEEVVDFYNKGGGAGLGFDLPHQTLPFDNLNLTVEEQQALVAFMKTLSDIPEEKY